The following are encoded together in the Pedobacter steynii genome:
- a CDS encoding alpha/beta hydrolase, with amino-acid sequence MKKLTILCALLWTTFSLSAQDTATVKKVQYPKGFNEQLNLVYTNVNGWEGKLDLYFPPTTGAASPLVINIHGGGWNKGTKESQGGFSPFFKKGYAVANIEYRLTGVATAPAAIEDTRCALIYLISNAKKLNIDVSKIVIMGASAGGHLALMGGLMENDHLFDGNCRGIENIKVAAIIDKYGITDVWDWGYGKLKTSKSASSWLGAKANDKDFAKSVSPLYQVKKSSPPVFIVHGDADPTVPYEQSVALKAKLDEIGVKSEFITVKGGLHGKFSAEDNAMVNEKIMEFLKGLGL; translated from the coding sequence ATGAAAAAACTCACGATACTATGCGCTTTGCTATGGACCACATTTAGTCTTAGCGCACAAGACACGGCAACGGTTAAAAAAGTACAATATCCCAAAGGGTTCAATGAACAGCTCAACCTGGTGTATACCAATGTGAACGGCTGGGAAGGGAAACTGGATTTGTACTTTCCTCCCACAACAGGAGCAGCCTCGCCTTTGGTCATCAACATTCATGGAGGGGGCTGGAATAAAGGAACTAAAGAATCTCAGGGCGGCTTCAGTCCTTTCTTTAAAAAAGGTTACGCGGTGGCCAATATTGAATACCGGCTAACTGGTGTAGCTACAGCACCTGCAGCTATAGAAGATACACGCTGCGCTTTGATCTACCTGATCAGCAATGCAAAAAAGCTAAATATCGATGTCAGCAAAATTGTCATCATGGGTGCTTCCGCAGGCGGACACCTGGCCTTAATGGGAGGTTTAATGGAAAATGACCACCTTTTTGATGGCAATTGCAGAGGAATAGAAAACATCAAAGTGGCTGCCATTATCGATAAATATGGCATTACCGATGTCTGGGACTGGGGCTATGGTAAATTAAAAACCAGCAAGTCAGCCAGCAGCTGGCTGGGTGCCAAAGCCAACGACAAAGACTTTGCGAAATCCGTTTCTCCGTTGTATCAGGTAAAGAAAAGCAGTCCGCCTGTATTTATTGTTCATGGTGATGCCGATCCTACCGTTCCCTATGAGCAATCGGTAGCCTTAAAGGCGAAGCTGGACGAAATTGGGGTTAAAAGCGAATTCATCACCGTAAAAGGCGGTTTACATGGTAAATTTTCTGCGGAAGACAATGCCATGGTGAATGAAAAGATCATGGAATTCCTGAAAGGACTGGGCTTATGA
- a CDS encoding FadR/GntR family transcriptional regulator, translating into MKSFIETIKSIEVETPVDKIIGQLKQLITSGQLQPGDRLPAERLLAEKFGVGRSYVREAILKLEFYGLLKTNPQSGTYVSGLSIKVLDSIITDIIKFNKEDFNALLEARYYLELDAVKLAAERRTEQDLISLNEALLDYEAKVNANQNAVEEDMIFHICIAKASKNSVIESMILILIPDLIKSIVENKICGDNRGILAIDEHRKILKAIQEQDIDAAENAVAAHLNDMFQISKAGFAAQKIVHGN; encoded by the coding sequence ATGAAATCATTTATAGAAACCATCAAATCTATAGAGGTGGAGACTCCCGTAGATAAAATAATCGGGCAGCTCAAACAACTCATTACTTCCGGGCAGCTTCAACCCGGCGACCGCCTTCCTGCTGAAAGGCTTCTTGCCGAGAAGTTTGGTGTAGGCCGCAGTTATGTTCGCGAAGCCATTTTAAAACTGGAGTTTTATGGATTACTCAAAACCAATCCTCAAAGTGGCACCTATGTATCCGGTTTAAGCATCAAAGTTCTGGACAGCATCATTACCGATATCATAAAATTCAATAAAGAAGATTTCAATGCCCTTCTGGAAGCCAGATATTACCTGGAGCTTGATGCGGTAAAACTTGCAGCAGAGAGAAGAACAGAGCAGGACCTGATTAGTCTGAACGAAGCTTTATTAGATTATGAAGCCAAAGTAAATGCCAACCAGAATGCGGTGGAAGAAGACATGATTTTTCACATCTGCATTGCTAAGGCCTCTAAAAACTCTGTGATTGAATCCATGATCCTGATTCTGATTCCAGACCTCATTAAAAGCATCGTAGAAAATAAAATATGCGGGGATAACCGTGGTATACTCGCCATCGATGAACATAGAAAAATTTTAAAAGCAATACAGGAACAGGATATTGATGCCGCTGAAAATGCAGTAGCTGCACATTTAAACGACATGTTCCAGATTAGTAAAGCGGGATTTGCCGCACAAAAGATTGTACATGGTAATTAG
- a CDS encoding SDR family NAD(P)-dependent oxidoreductase, with protein MRLKNKVAIVTGGSRDIGRAVSLQLAQEGAKVVINYLSNLANAEETLNLIKENGGEAIIVKGDVTKSAEVTQLIEQARAAFGEEIHILVNVAGGMVARKPTAELGEDFWDAVMDLNLKSVFLVSKATIPYMGSGASIINLSSLAGRDGGGPGASAYATAKGGVTTYTRALAKELGPKNIRVNAVLPGMIATTFHDTFSKPEVRVNVANATLLKREGQASEVADLIVYLASDQASYITGTNIDINGGLNFS; from the coding sequence ATGCGTTTAAAAAACAAAGTGGCAATTGTAACCGGTGGTTCAAGAGATATCGGAAGAGCTGTTTCCTTACAGCTGGCACAGGAAGGGGCTAAAGTAGTGATCAACTACCTGAGCAATCTGGCCAATGCAGAGGAAACCTTAAATCTGATTAAAGAAAATGGTGGCGAGGCCATTATTGTAAAAGGCGATGTGACCAAATCAGCTGAGGTGACTCAACTGATCGAACAGGCAAGAGCTGCCTTTGGAGAAGAGATCCATATCCTGGTGAATGTTGCAGGCGGTATGGTGGCCAGAAAACCGACCGCAGAGCTGGGTGAAGACTTCTGGGATGCGGTGATGGACCTCAACCTGAAAAGCGTGTTTCTGGTGAGCAAAGCGACCATCCCTTATATGGGTTCCGGCGCTTCAATCATCAATTTATCTTCCCTTGCGGGCAGAGATGGAGGCGGGCCCGGTGCAAGTGCCTATGCAACCGCTAAAGGCGGAGTAACCACCTATACCAGAGCCCTGGCAAAGGAACTGGGACCGAAAAACATCCGTGTAAATGCGGTACTACCGGGCATGATTGCAACCACCTTTCATGATACGTTCAGCAAACCTGAAGTCCGGGTAAATGTGGCCAATGCAACCTTATTAAAGCGGGAAGGACAAGCTTCGGAAGTTGCCGACCTGATCGTTTACTTAGCATCAGACCAGGCGAGTTATATCACCGGAACGAATATCGACATCAATGGCGGTTTAAACTTTTCTTAA
- a CDS encoding cupin domain-containing protein, with protein MLQSNLFQIEEQVEWQDLKNGIKRQVYGYDDKIMLVKAKFEAEAIGVLHEHHHSQVTYVDSGVFEMRIGDEKRILKKGDGFYAPPHEIHGCVCLEPGILIDVFSPHREDFL; from the coding sequence ATGTTACAAAGCAATTTATTTCAAATAGAAGAACAAGTAGAATGGCAGGACCTAAAAAACGGTATCAAAAGACAGGTTTATGGGTACGACGATAAAATCATGTTAGTGAAAGCAAAATTTGAAGCTGAAGCCATTGGCGTACTTCATGAACACCACCATTCGCAGGTGACCTATGTAGATAGCGGCGTCTTTGAAATGAGGATTGGCGACGAGAAAAGAATCCTGAAAAAAGGAGATGGCTTTTACGCTCCCCCTCATGAAATTCATGGATGTGTATGCCTGGAACCGGGAATCCTCATTGACGTGTTCTCCCCGCACCGGGAAGATTTCTTGTAA
- a CDS encoding MFS transporter: MKIKGLRWYIVALIALATVINYIDRSAINIMWPYIYKEFGIADADNKNALALITTFFMIAYALGQTFTGKLMDAVGTRLGMTISIIGWSISIALHSFARSLMSFNLFRFMLGFSEAGNWPGATKSNAEWFPAKERAIAQGIFGAGASLGSVVSAPIIAFLYIVFGWKMTFVLIAALGLIWIIPWLIINKAAPEKHPWLTEKERNYILDTDPESNSSVEVVPVLSWRELLKFRNTWGIIMARFFIDPVWWLFVTWLPTFLKEQFLFDIKQIGAFTWLPYLFAAIGSLLGGYHSSWQVKRGVDAVKARKNSVAVGCGFMLVSLVAIVYNLDGLKANPSLAMVLIGTTLFGFQFLIGNLQTLPSDYFNGKNVGTVAGMGGTAAVVGTLITTWAVPVMTKTSYVSFFVLAAVLVPITWICIKYITSKKIIHS, from the coding sequence ATGAAAATTAAAGGGTTAAGGTGGTACATTGTGGCGCTGATTGCCTTGGCAACAGTGATCAATTATATCGACAGAAGTGCCATTAACATCATGTGGCCTTATATTTACAAGGAATTCGGGATTGCCGATGCAGACAATAAAAATGCACTCGCGCTGATTACCACCTTCTTCATGATTGCCTATGCATTGGGTCAGACCTTTACGGGTAAACTGATGGATGCGGTAGGAACCAGATTGGGAATGACCATTTCTATCATTGGCTGGAGTATTTCCATTGCCCTGCATTCCTTTGCAAGGTCGCTGATGTCTTTTAACCTATTCCGGTTTATGCTCGGTTTTTCTGAAGCAGGCAACTGGCCCGGAGCAACCAAGAGCAATGCAGAATGGTTTCCGGCAAAAGAACGGGCCATTGCACAGGGAATCTTTGGCGCAGGAGCTTCATTGGGATCGGTTGTTTCCGCCCCTATCATTGCTTTTCTGTACATCGTTTTCGGCTGGAAAATGACCTTTGTGCTCATTGCTGCTTTAGGCTTAATCTGGATCATCCCCTGGCTGATCATCAATAAAGCAGCTCCTGAAAAGCATCCATGGCTGACAGAAAAAGAAAGAAACTATATCCTCGATACCGATCCGGAAAGTAACAGTTCGGTAGAAGTGGTGCCCGTTCTGAGCTGGAGAGAATTATTGAAATTCAGAAATACCTGGGGCATCATCATGGCCAGATTCTTTATTGACCCGGTATGGTGGCTGTTTGTGACCTGGTTACCCACCTTTTTGAAAGAGCAGTTTCTCTTCGACATCAAACAGATCGGTGCCTTTACCTGGCTACCCTACCTCTTTGCCGCAATCGGCAGTCTGCTTGGCGGCTATCATTCTTCATGGCAGGTAAAACGGGGAGTGGATGCGGTTAAAGCAAGAAAAAATTCTGTGGCTGTTGGTTGTGGTTTTATGCTGGTATCCCTGGTTGCCATTGTCTATAACCTGGATGGCTTAAAAGCAAACCCATCCCTGGCCATGGTGCTGATTGGCACGACCCTTTTCGGTTTTCAGTTCCTGATCGGCAACCTGCAGACCTTACCCAGCGATTATTTCAACGGGAAAAATGTAGGTACCGTAGCTGGCATGGGTGGCACCGCAGCGGTAGTCGGAACCCTGATCACTACCTGGGCCGTTCCTGTGATGACGAAAACAAGTTACGTTTCCTTCTTTGTGCTGGCGGCAGTGCTGGTACCAATTACCTGGATCTGCATTAAATACATTACTTCTAAAAAAATCATTCATTCATAA
- a CDS encoding heavy metal translocating P-type ATPase, which yields MKENIETLTLPVLGMTCASCATSVQSMIGAQEGVEHAEVNYATQSVKVTYHPDQVQPAAFQKAVQSIGYDLILEVEGAKEKQEELQKNNYESLKKRMIASSVLAIPVVIIGMLFMDMPNGNYYMLALTTPILFIFGRNFFINAWKQAQHGKANMDTLVALSTGIAYIFSVFNTFYPEFWHSRGLHPHVYFEAAAVVIVFIMLGKLLEEKAKSNTSSAIKKLVGLQPKTVLLVTEDGEKEIPVADVHIGDLLMVRSGEKIPVDGVVYSGSSYVDESMITGEPVAVSKMEGDKVFAGTINQKGTFRFKAEKVGGETMLAQIIKLVQDAQGSKAPVQKLVDKIAGIFVPIVMLIAVLTLGAWLLLGGEHAFTHGLLAMVTVLVIACPCALGLATPTAIMVGIGKGAESGILIKDAEALELGYKVNAVILDKTGTITAGKPEVTALEWAGNLPEEKGTLSEVLMALEHASEHPLAEAIVGHLKAAGIKPAEISGFESLTGKGVEGEFKGTKYWAGSHKILKDQQIGVSKELESRVLQLQEQAQTVIYLANATQVLAIVAIADQVKEGSARAVAALKAQGIAVYMLTGDNQHTAASVAKYAGIDHFKAEVLPSDKADFVKELQAQGKVVAMVGDGINDSQALAQADVSIAMGKGSDIAIDVAKITLVSSDLQQVPKALRLSKLTVRTIRQNLFWAFIYNLIGIPIAAGLLYPFNGFLLNPMIAGAAMALSSVSVVGNSLRLKLSKLS from the coding sequence ATGAAAGAAAATATAGAAACCCTGACCTTGCCCGTTTTAGGAATGACCTGTGCCTCTTGTGCCACCAGTGTCCAGTCTATGATTGGCGCTCAGGAAGGGGTGGAACATGCGGAAGTGAATTATGCCACACAATCTGTAAAAGTAACTTACCATCCGGACCAGGTACAGCCTGCAGCTTTTCAAAAAGCAGTTCAGTCCATTGGATATGACCTGATCCTGGAAGTAGAAGGGGCAAAGGAGAAACAGGAAGAACTACAAAAGAACAATTATGAGTCTTTAAAAAAGAGGATGATTGCTTCTTCTGTCCTGGCGATACCGGTAGTCATCATCGGAATGTTGTTTATGGACATGCCTAACGGTAATTATTATATGTTGGCACTGACCACGCCGATCCTGTTTATTTTTGGAAGGAACTTCTTCATCAATGCTTGGAAACAGGCACAGCATGGAAAAGCAAATATGGATACCCTGGTCGCCTTAAGTACGGGAATTGCCTATATTTTTAGTGTATTCAATACTTTTTACCCGGAATTCTGGCATTCCAGAGGTTTACATCCTCATGTGTACTTCGAAGCAGCAGCAGTGGTCATTGTCTTTATTATGCTGGGGAAACTGCTCGAAGAAAAGGCAAAATCCAATACTTCATCGGCGATTAAAAAACTCGTTGGCTTACAACCAAAAACCGTGCTTCTGGTTACCGAAGATGGAGAAAAAGAAATTCCGGTAGCCGATGTACATATCGGAGATCTGCTCATGGTCCGTTCGGGAGAAAAAATTCCGGTAGATGGGGTTGTTTACTCGGGAAGTTCTTATGTGGATGAAAGCATGATTACCGGAGAGCCGGTGGCGGTATCCAAAATGGAGGGCGACAAAGTCTTCGCGGGTACGATCAATCAAAAAGGAACTTTCCGCTTTAAAGCAGAAAAGGTAGGCGGGGAAACCATGCTTGCCCAGATTATAAAATTAGTTCAGGATGCCCAGGGCTCAAAAGCACCGGTGCAGAAACTGGTAGATAAGATTGCAGGAATCTTTGTTCCGATTGTGATGCTTATCGCGGTACTGACGCTGGGGGCCTGGTTACTTTTAGGTGGAGAACATGCCTTTACTCATGGTCTTCTGGCAATGGTGACTGTATTGGTGATTGCCTGTCCTTGTGCGTTAGGGCTGGCCACACCTACAGCCATTATGGTTGGAATAGGGAAAGGTGCCGAAAGTGGTATCCTGATTAAAGATGCGGAAGCTTTGGAACTGGGCTATAAGGTAAATGCGGTAATCCTGGATAAAACCGGTACAATTACAGCCGGAAAGCCGGAAGTGACCGCACTGGAATGGGCTGGAAACCTCCCTGAAGAAAAAGGAACATTATCTGAAGTTCTGATGGCACTGGAACATGCCTCTGAGCATCCGCTTGCGGAAGCAATTGTGGGTCATCTGAAAGCAGCAGGAATAAAACCTGCAGAAATCAGTGGCTTTGAAAGCTTAACCGGAAAAGGAGTGGAAGGGGAATTCAAGGGTACAAAATACTGGGCAGGAAGCCATAAGATTTTAAAAGATCAGCAGATCGGGGTTTCTAAAGAATTGGAAAGCAGGGTGCTGCAATTGCAGGAACAGGCACAAACCGTGATTTATCTGGCCAATGCCACACAGGTCCTGGCCATAGTAGCCATTGCAGACCAGGTTAAAGAAGGATCAGCTAGAGCGGTAGCTGCCTTAAAAGCGCAGGGAATAGCGGTATATATGTTAACCGGTGATAACCAGCATACTGCAGCTTCAGTTGCTAAATATGCAGGGATTGACCATTTCAAAGCCGAAGTATTGCCCTCAGATAAAGCTGACTTTGTGAAGGAATTACAGGCTCAGGGAAAAGTAGTGGCGATGGTAGGTGATGGGATCAACGACAGTCAGGCATTGGCTCAGGCAGATGTTTCGATTGCCATGGGCAAGGGATCTGACATTGCGATAGATGTGGCCAAGATTACCCTGGTTTCTTCGGATCTGCAACAGGTGCCTAAAGCGTTGAGGCTTTCCAAATTAACGGTACGAACCATCAGACAGAACCTGTTCTGGGCCTTTATCTACAACCTGATCGGTATTCCTATTGCAGCGGGTCTGTTATATCCATTCAATGGATTTTTACTAAACCCGATGATTGCAGGGGCTGCAATGGCGCTGAGTTCGGTATCAGTAGTGGGAAATAGCCTGAGGTTAAAACTCTCTAAATTAAGTTAA
- a CDS encoding heparinase II/III domain-containing protein, whose translation MNYLKKLVWALICLFFSLSSFSQEHPSIMLSKQNIGALRKGVQTYALLKKSWKKIKSDADKAILEAIEVPVPKEAGGGKSHEQHKKNYSTMLSCGIAYQISGDQKYAAYVEQMLLKYAAEYEKWPLHPKRKEGHQGGRIFWQSLNDFVWQVYTIQSYDLVHDALSASNRKTIESKLFEPILKFFTVDCAGTFDKIHNHATWDVAAVGMTGYVINKPEYVQMALKGSAKDGKTGYLAQVDQLFSPDGYYTEGPYYQRYALLPFILFAKTINNYQPELKIFQYRDQLLAKAIQTSLQLTYTDGTFFPINDAIKGKTYESSELVYGVDIAYADINASPDLLDIAAKQGEVVVSDAGLKIAKDLSEGRSKPFSYQSQLIKDGASGKEGGLGIFRSGSNEDQQAVVLKAASQGMGHGHFDRLNLLYYDNGVEIFPDYGSARFINIESKKGGDYLPENKTWAKQTIAHNTLTVDQTSNFKANADLAQQTAASVSYFKIDKDLQIFSADENHAYPGVRMNRTTALLKVKELQKPLLIDVFRVNSDKAHQYDLPFWYKGHLVDASPKIKGFTDQLKPLGSKYGYEHIWLNAEQAVPGKSGYLSILNNKRFYTVHFAADAPLSLKLLSLGANDPDLSLLESKAFMLSSTDSKDQLFFSITETHGQTNPVNETTTGASSQVTDLQVTANHPDRASLSFKVKGKTYQYQINYNNKENFIKIN comes from the coding sequence ATGAACTACTTAAAAAAGTTGGTATGGGCACTTATTTGCCTTTTTTTCAGCCTTTCATCCTTCTCGCAGGAGCATCCTTCCATTATGCTCAGCAAGCAGAATATTGGTGCATTAAGAAAAGGTGTACAAACCTATGCCCTGCTTAAAAAGTCCTGGAAGAAAATAAAATCCGATGCAGATAAAGCCATTCTGGAAGCCATTGAGGTACCGGTACCCAAAGAGGCCGGAGGCGGAAAAAGCCATGAGCAGCACAAAAAGAATTACAGCACTATGCTCAGCTGTGGCATCGCTTATCAGATCAGCGGAGATCAAAAATATGCGGCCTATGTAGAACAGATGCTGTTAAAATATGCTGCAGAATATGAAAAATGGCCGCTACATCCTAAAAGAAAAGAAGGCCACCAGGGAGGAAGAATTTTCTGGCAAAGCCTCAACGATTTTGTCTGGCAGGTCTACACCATTCAAAGTTACGACCTGGTTCATGACGCCTTATCCGCCAGCAACAGAAAAACCATTGAATCAAAGCTGTTTGAGCCTATCTTAAAATTTTTCACGGTAGACTGTGCCGGGACTTTCGACAAAATTCATAACCATGCCACCTGGGATGTGGCTGCAGTAGGCATGACTGGTTATGTAATCAACAAACCTGAGTACGTACAGATGGCTTTAAAAGGCTCCGCTAAAGACGGAAAGACCGGTTATCTCGCTCAGGTTGATCAGCTTTTCTCGCCCGATGGATATTATACAGAAGGACCTTATTATCAACGCTATGCCTTACTTCCTTTTATCCTATTTGCCAAGACCATCAATAATTATCAACCCGAGCTAAAAATATTCCAATACCGTGACCAGTTGCTTGCGAAAGCCATTCAAACCTCCTTACAGCTCACCTATACCGATGGGACCTTCTTCCCGATAAACGATGCTATTAAAGGCAAAACCTATGAATCTTCAGAACTCGTTTACGGAGTAGACATTGCCTATGCAGACATTAACGCTTCGCCTGATCTTTTAGACATTGCAGCAAAACAAGGAGAAGTAGTGGTTTCTGATGCCGGGTTAAAAATTGCAAAAGACCTGAGTGAAGGCAGGTCAAAACCTTTTTCCTATCAGAGCCAGCTGATCAAAGATGGTGCTTCCGGCAAGGAGGGTGGTCTGGGTATCTTCAGATCAGGCAGCAATGAAGACCAGCAGGCCGTAGTACTTAAAGCTGCTTCGCAGGGAATGGGCCATGGTCATTTTGATCGTTTAAACCTGTTGTATTACGACAATGGCGTTGAAATATTCCCCGATTACGGTTCCGCCAGGTTCATCAACATTGAATCCAAAAAAGGGGGTGATTACCTTCCGGAGAATAAGACCTGGGCTAAGCAAACCATAGCCCATAATACCTTAACTGTAGACCAGACCTCAAACTTTAAAGCCAATGCCGACCTTGCCCAGCAAACCGCTGCATCGGTCAGCTATTTTAAGATTGATAAAGACCTGCAGATTTTTAGTGCAGATGAAAACCATGCTTATCCCGGCGTTCGAATGAACAGGACCACTGCCCTGCTCAAGGTCAAAGAACTTCAAAAACCATTATTAATCGACGTATTCAGGGTAAATTCAGATAAAGCGCATCAATACGACCTTCCCTTCTGGTATAAAGGTCATCTGGTAGATGCCAGTCCAAAAATCAAAGGATTTACCGATCAGCTGAAACCTCTGGGCAGTAAATATGGCTATGAACACATCTGGCTCAACGCAGAACAAGCTGTTCCAGGAAAAAGCGGATACCTCAGTATCTTAAACAACAAGCGTTTTTATACCGTCCATTTTGCAGCCGATGCCCCACTGAGCCTCAAGTTATTGTCCTTAGGTGCAAATGATCCCGATCTCAGTCTGCTGGAAAGCAAAGCCTTTATGCTTTCTTCTACTGACAGCAAAGACCAGCTCTTTTTCAGCATTACCGAAACACATGGACAAACCAATCCGGTAAATGAAACCACGACCGGAGCAAGTAGTCAGGTTACTGATCTTCAGGTTACCGCCAACCATCCGGACCGGGCCTCTCTTTCTTTTAAAGTGAAGGGAAAAACTTATCAGTATCAGATCAATTACAACAACAAAGAAAACTTCATAAAAATCAACTAA